One genomic window of Dama dama isolate Ldn47 chromosome 7, ASM3311817v1, whole genome shotgun sequence includes the following:
- the FAM83B gene encoding protein FAM83B isoform X3, translated as MDIFTDVDIFKEIVEASARGISVYILLDESKFSHFLSMTEKQGCQVQRLRNIRVRTVKGQDYLSKTGAKFHGKMEQKFLLVDCQKVMYGSYSYMWSFEKAHLSMVQIITGQLVESFDEEFRTLYAKSCVPSSFAPEESVRVNHSRALWENGTYQRSMSSLASASSQRNLFGRQDSIHKLDSSYFKNRGMYTRNEHDKYNIRNHAYKPHFIPNFNGPIRQHQHSQLNENWKRHSYAGEQPETTPYLLLNRALNRNMNAPGTWKRPSDSLSVASSSRGGYGARQHTPAQSFADRLAQRKTTNLPERNSNVRRSFNGTDNHIRFLQQRMPTLEHTTKSFLRNWRIESYLNDHSEAPPDSNGPAPTDRFEGCEGPENLKASALYTHSRLRSSFVFKPTLPEQQEVNSCTTDSSNSTVVGSQGSDTPKKLPDTPTGAQLMTDKPSEESTPKLSLQPEAPKMHTLQVPESHPPALNPTTNGPTESNNYLYTTPCANKQTENLKNQKNENLLKRRSFPFFDHSKANVDHGNSKHYVYSTLTRNPVRPAGKPKEELLKSSKSMHNVTHGVEEEEVGEEEVSKGDPPSGTTTKSISMAVLLDVNKEEPNKEVTPKKEVKGSPSFLKKGSQKLRSLLSLAPEKKDNLSKNKAPAFYRMCSSSDTLTSEAEENQKQKISEPKSDSSPRRKHSSSSNSPGTIHKSKEDVAVHSSQRIHSPSDESNKTIASSGPAESKFSERAGDASAPRFNTEQIQYRDSKEIKAVVVPERKPTSSPRSKPKDELLRTHSIDRRVYSRFEPFCRIESSIQPTSNMPNSSTHRPEVKSSTMGNSYGRSSPMLNYNTGVYHSFQPNENKFRGFMQKFGNFIHKNK; from the exons ATGGATATATTTACAGACGTGGACATTTTCAAAGAAATCGTGGAGGCATCAGCTCGAGGAATATCTGTGTACATTCTGCTTGATGAGTCCAAGTTTAGTCATTTCCTGAGTATGACCGAGAAACAGGGCTGTCAAGTTCAACGTCTCAGA AATATTCGAGTGCGGACAGTAAAAGGTCAAGATTATCTTTCCAAAACAGGAGCAAAATTTCATGGAAAAATGGAACAGAAATTTTTGCTGGTTGACTGCCAGAAAGTTATGTATGGTTCCTACAG ctaCATGTGGTCATTTGAAAAAGCGCACCTCAGCATGGTTCAGATCATCACAGGACAACTTGTCGAGTCCTTCGACGAGGAGTTTAGAACTCTCTATGCCAAGTCCTGTGTCCCCAGCTCTTTTGCTCCGGAAGAGTCAGTCAGGGTGAACCACAGCAGAGCCCTCTGGGAGAACGGTACTTACCAGCGATCAATGTCTTCCTTAGCTTCTGCTTCCAGCCAAAGAAACCTTTTTGGCAGACAAGACAGCATTCATAAACTAGATTCTAGCTACTTCAAAAACAGAGGGATGTATACTCGCAATGAACACGACAAATACAACATAAGAAACCATGCATACAAACCTCACTTTATTCCCAACTTTAATGGTCCAATCCGTCAGCATCAGCACAGTCAGTTAAATGAAAATTGGAAGAGGCACAGTTATGCTGGGGAACAGCCAGAAACGACGCCATACTTGCTGCTCAACAGGGCTCTGAATCGGAATATGAATGCTCCTGGGACCTGGAAAAGGCCTTCAGACAGCCTCAGCGTGGCATCCTCATCCCGGGGCGGCTACGGAGCCCGCCAGCACACACCTGCGCAGAGTTTTGCTGACCGCCTTGCCCAGAGGAAGACGACCAATCTTCCAGAGAGGAATTCCAACGTGCGGAGGTCTTTTAACGGGACAGATAATCATATTCGCTTCTTGCAACAACGCATGCCAACCCTTGAACATACCACAAAGTCATTTTTGCGTAACTGGAGGATTGAGTCCTACTTAAATGACCATTCAGAGGCCCCCCCTGATTCCAACGGACCTGCTCCCACCGACAGGTTTGAGGGCTGTGAGGGCCCTGAGAATTTGAAAGCCAGCGCCCTATACACTCACTCTCGGCTTCGTTCCTCTTTCGTGTTTAAACCCACTTTACCTGAGCAGCAGGAAGTCAACAGTTGTACAACTGATTCCTCAAATTCAACTGTCGTGGGTTCCCAGGGAAGTGATACACCTAAAAAGCTCCCAGACACCCCAACAGGGGCACAGCTTATGACAGACAAACCCTCAGAGGAGTCAACACCCAAGCTCTCATTGCAGCCAGAGGCACCAAAAATGCACACCTTGCAGGTTCCTGAAAGCCACCCCCCAGCCTTAAACCCAACTACAAATGGCCCTACGGAGTCAAACAACTACTTATATACAACCCCGTGTGCAAACAAGCAGACGGAAAACCtaaagaatcagaaaaatgaGAATCTGCTTAAAAGGCGCAGTTTCCCATTCTTTGACCACTCAAAAGCCAATGTAGATCATGGGAATAGTAAGCATTATGTGTATAGCACACTTACCAGGAATCCAGTGAGACCAGCAGGGAAACCTAAAGAGGAGTTGTTAAAAAGCTCTAAAAGCATGCACAATGTGACCCATGGtgtggaagaggaagaggtgggggaagaggaggTTTCCAAGGGAGACCCTCCAAGTGGCACCACTACCAAGTCCATTTCCATGGCCGTACTGCTTGATGTGAACAAAGAGGAGCCCAACAAAGAAGTCACTCCCAAGAAAGAAGTGAAGGGTTCCCCAAGTTTTTTGAAAAAGGGATCTCAGAAGTTAAGGTCATTACTTAGCCTTGCCCCAGAAAAGAAAGACAATCTATCCAAAAACAAAGCACCTGCCTTTTACAGAATGTGTAGTAGTTCTGACACCTTAACTTCTGAGGCTGAAgagaatcaaaaacaaaaaatatcagaACCCAAAAGTGATTCATCACCTAGGAGAAAGCATTCCTCTTCATCCAACTCTCCAGGCACCATCCACAAGAGCAAGGAGGATGTAGCAGTACATTCATCCCAGAGGATACATTCTCCATCTGACGAAAGTAACAAAACCATAGCTTCTTCAGGTCCAGCTGAAAGCAAGTTCTCAGAAAGAGCAGGAGATGCCTCTGCCCCCAGATTCAACACCGAGCAGATCCAGTACCGAGattcaaaagaaattaaagcagTTGTTGTTCCTGAAAGAAAACCGACTTCTTCTCCAAGATCAAAGCCCAAAGATGAGCTTCTGAGAACTCATTCAATTGACCGGCGTGTTTACAGTCGTTTTGAGCCATTTTGTAGGATTGAAAGCTCTATTCAGCCAACAAGCAACATGCCAAATAGCAGTACACACCGCCCAGAAGTGAAATCCTCAACTATGGGAAATAGTTATGGCAGGTCCAGCCCAATGCTTAATTATAACACCGGTGTTTACCACTCATTTCAGCCAAATGAAAACAAGTTTCGAGGATTTATGCAGAAGTTTGGAAacttcatacacaaaaataaatga
- the FAM83B gene encoding protein FAM83B isoform X2, with translation MMTQGLIKQEDTKPAEKQNLPKVIALVMDIFTDVDIFKEIVEASARGISVYILLDESKFSHFLSMTEKQGCQVQRLRNIRVRTVKGQDYLSKTGAKFHGKMEQKFLLVDCQKVMYGSYSYMWSFEKAHLSMVQIITGQLVESFDEEFRTLYAKSCVPSSFAPEESVRVNHSRALWENGTYQRSMSSLASASSQRNLFGRQDSIHKLDSSYFKNRGMYTRNEHDKYNIRNHAYKPHFIPNFNGPIRQHQHSQLNENWKRHSYAGEQPETTPYLLLNRALNRNMNAPGTWKRPSDSLSVASSSRGGYGARQHTPAQSFADRLAQRKTTNLPERNSNVRRSFNGTDNHIRFLQQRMPTLEHTTKSFLRNWRIESYLNDHSEAPPDSNGPAPTDRFEGCEGPENLKASALYTHSRLRSSFVFKPTLPEQQEVNSCTTDSSNSTVVGSQGSDTPKKLPDTPTGAQLMTDKPSEESTPKLSLQPEAPKMHTLQVPESHPPALNPTTNGPTESNNYLYTTPCANKQTENLKNQKNENLLKRRSFPFFDHSKANVDHGNSKHYVYSTLTRNPVRPAGKPKEELLKSSKSMHNVTHGVEEEEVGEEEVSKGDPPSGTTTKSISMAVLLDVNKEEPNKEVTPKKEVKGSPSFLKKGSQKLRSLLSLAPEKKDNLSKNKAPAFYRMCSSSDTLTSEAEENQKQKISEPKSDSSPRRKHSSSSNSPGTIHKSKEDVAVHSSQRIHSPSDESNKTIASSGPAESKFSERAGDASAPRFNTEQIQYRDSKEIKAVVVPERKPTSSPRSKPKDELLRTHSIDRRVYSRFEPFCRIESSIQPTSNMPNSSTHRPEVKSSTMGNSYGRSSPMLNYNTGVYHSFQPNENKFRGFMQKFGNFIHKNK, from the exons GTCATTGCCTTAGTGATGGATATATTTACAGACGTGGACATTTTCAAAGAAATCGTGGAGGCATCAGCTCGAGGAATATCTGTGTACATTCTGCTTGATGAGTCCAAGTTTAGTCATTTCCTGAGTATGACCGAGAAACAGGGCTGTCAAGTTCAACGTCTCAGA AATATTCGAGTGCGGACAGTAAAAGGTCAAGATTATCTTTCCAAAACAGGAGCAAAATTTCATGGAAAAATGGAACAGAAATTTTTGCTGGTTGACTGCCAGAAAGTTATGTATGGTTCCTACAG ctaCATGTGGTCATTTGAAAAAGCGCACCTCAGCATGGTTCAGATCATCACAGGACAACTTGTCGAGTCCTTCGACGAGGAGTTTAGAACTCTCTATGCCAAGTCCTGTGTCCCCAGCTCTTTTGCTCCGGAAGAGTCAGTCAGGGTGAACCACAGCAGAGCCCTCTGGGAGAACGGTACTTACCAGCGATCAATGTCTTCCTTAGCTTCTGCTTCCAGCCAAAGAAACCTTTTTGGCAGACAAGACAGCATTCATAAACTAGATTCTAGCTACTTCAAAAACAGAGGGATGTATACTCGCAATGAACACGACAAATACAACATAAGAAACCATGCATACAAACCTCACTTTATTCCCAACTTTAATGGTCCAATCCGTCAGCATCAGCACAGTCAGTTAAATGAAAATTGGAAGAGGCACAGTTATGCTGGGGAACAGCCAGAAACGACGCCATACTTGCTGCTCAACAGGGCTCTGAATCGGAATATGAATGCTCCTGGGACCTGGAAAAGGCCTTCAGACAGCCTCAGCGTGGCATCCTCATCCCGGGGCGGCTACGGAGCCCGCCAGCACACACCTGCGCAGAGTTTTGCTGACCGCCTTGCCCAGAGGAAGACGACCAATCTTCCAGAGAGGAATTCCAACGTGCGGAGGTCTTTTAACGGGACAGATAATCATATTCGCTTCTTGCAACAACGCATGCCAACCCTTGAACATACCACAAAGTCATTTTTGCGTAACTGGAGGATTGAGTCCTACTTAAATGACCATTCAGAGGCCCCCCCTGATTCCAACGGACCTGCTCCCACCGACAGGTTTGAGGGCTGTGAGGGCCCTGAGAATTTGAAAGCCAGCGCCCTATACACTCACTCTCGGCTTCGTTCCTCTTTCGTGTTTAAACCCACTTTACCTGAGCAGCAGGAAGTCAACAGTTGTACAACTGATTCCTCAAATTCAACTGTCGTGGGTTCCCAGGGAAGTGATACACCTAAAAAGCTCCCAGACACCCCAACAGGGGCACAGCTTATGACAGACAAACCCTCAGAGGAGTCAACACCCAAGCTCTCATTGCAGCCAGAGGCACCAAAAATGCACACCTTGCAGGTTCCTGAAAGCCACCCCCCAGCCTTAAACCCAACTACAAATGGCCCTACGGAGTCAAACAACTACTTATATACAACCCCGTGTGCAAACAAGCAGACGGAAAACCtaaagaatcagaaaaatgaGAATCTGCTTAAAAGGCGCAGTTTCCCATTCTTTGACCACTCAAAAGCCAATGTAGATCATGGGAATAGTAAGCATTATGTGTATAGCACACTTACCAGGAATCCAGTGAGACCAGCAGGGAAACCTAAAGAGGAGTTGTTAAAAAGCTCTAAAAGCATGCACAATGTGACCCATGGtgtggaagaggaagaggtgggggaagaggaggTTTCCAAGGGAGACCCTCCAAGTGGCACCACTACCAAGTCCATTTCCATGGCCGTACTGCTTGATGTGAACAAAGAGGAGCCCAACAAAGAAGTCACTCCCAAGAAAGAAGTGAAGGGTTCCCCAAGTTTTTTGAAAAAGGGATCTCAGAAGTTAAGGTCATTACTTAGCCTTGCCCCAGAAAAGAAAGACAATCTATCCAAAAACAAAGCACCTGCCTTTTACAGAATGTGTAGTAGTTCTGACACCTTAACTTCTGAGGCTGAAgagaatcaaaaacaaaaaatatcagaACCCAAAAGTGATTCATCACCTAGGAGAAAGCATTCCTCTTCATCCAACTCTCCAGGCACCATCCACAAGAGCAAGGAGGATGTAGCAGTACATTCATCCCAGAGGATACATTCTCCATCTGACGAAAGTAACAAAACCATAGCTTCTTCAGGTCCAGCTGAAAGCAAGTTCTCAGAAAGAGCAGGAGATGCCTCTGCCCCCAGATTCAACACCGAGCAGATCCAGTACCGAGattcaaaagaaattaaagcagTTGTTGTTCCTGAAAGAAAACCGACTTCTTCTCCAAGATCAAAGCCCAAAGATGAGCTTCTGAGAACTCATTCAATTGACCGGCGTGTTTACAGTCGTTTTGAGCCATTTTGTAGGATTGAAAGCTCTATTCAGCCAACAAGCAACATGCCAAATAGCAGTACACACCGCCCAGAAGTGAAATCCTCAACTATGGGAAATAGTTATGGCAGGTCCAGCCCAATGCTTAATTATAACACCGGTGTTTACCACTCATTTCAGCCAAATGAAAACAAGTTTCGAGGATTTATGCAGAAGTTTGGAAacttcatacacaaaaataaatga